The Acipenser ruthenus chromosome 15, fAciRut3.2 maternal haplotype, whole genome shotgun sequence genomic sequence AAACTCTCCAATattctagaattttaggactgcaACCGTTGTGTAAGATACTTGACCGAGGAGCCTTCCCTCCTTGTACAGAAGGTGCAGCCTGTACACGGTATGTATAAATTCTCCTTGAACTGGACAGGGTGTGTGTTCTGCAGCGGGGGTGCGATCCCTCTCCTGTGGCACTCACGTTGGTGTACTGGATTGTGACGTTGTTCTCGTCCTCTGGTTTGAAGTCGGTCTTCTTCTGCTCTGTGGCGAGGATGTGTTTCATCTGCCCCAGCATGCAGTTCAGGGTCCTGAGCAGGGAAAAGAGAGAACACAAGAACATGTATGAACAAGAGgtggctattcagcccatcattGCTCACCCAGTCCCTAtcagctgactgatctcaaaacttggTCAAATCTTAAAGGATCCAAATCATTCCGCATCAGCACCAtggcagcccattccatacctCCACCACTCCCAACATGGTGTCCCCTACTCTGTGTCTCCACATCATTCCCAACACAGTGTCCCCTACCCTGTGTCTCCACGTCATTCCCAACACAGTGTCCCCTACCCTGTGTCTCAGCTTACCATACCACACACAAGCCAGTCCACAGGGGCAGGCTACTGTGTATAATATCACTGCGAGGGAGCGAGTGACTCTCACATGCATGCGATATCATCCAGATCAGCTCACatgcacacagaacacacactaaCTCGTATCGACTTCACAGCACAACATAAACCCCAAATACACACgcagtctatctatctatttatttatttatttatttatttatttttaagtatgaCTCAATTCAACCTCAAAACATACTTCAAACCAAAAGTTGACatcgatccccccccccccccccggtctcaCTGCGGTCACTGTGTGTCCGTGTCCAGACTGACCTGTCAATGCCAGAGTCCAGCTTCACCTCCATCTGCTCGATGACCTCCTTCTTCTTCTGCAGGCACTCTGTCAGCTTCGGGGAGGAGCTGTGGTAGGAGTGAAGAGAGACACAGCACtcagagagagtgtgtgtgtgtgtgtgtgcgtgcgtgcgcacATCTGTGTTGACCTGCACAAACCTGTCTAGAGAGATGCTTTTTTAAATGCGTTGTTGTTTATCAGAGCTGTGCTCTTCTAAATTGAACTGAACTTGTTATTGCACTGCATCACTATTCAAAATGTGCTTAAAACAGGGATAAgcctcccactgcacagcagcttGGGGCTAAagcaagctcctagtaaaacctggagtgagtgaaactgctgtgcaacaggagtcttacttccatccctgttaATGTCTCAGTCATTGTATGCTTTCCTATGTGCCCAACATTGACCCACCAGAGCTGGCTGCCTCTGCCCCAGTATAGCCTGGAATGGACCAGTCTGCTCagcgatgggggggggggggggggttgcttccACACCTGTCTGGAGGTGGGTGCTGGAGCAGCTTCCCAGCGCGCTCACCTGATAAGGGGCATGAGGTGGTCGTTGAACTGCTTGTCAAAGAGGTGGAAGATGGTGTTGGCCTGCTGAACCACGTCCAGGAAATACAAGTTTGCATTCTTGGAGTCTGGAGAGGGGATggctggagagagggagagacggagagagacagagacagagacagagacagagattaAAACCTTAAAATAGAGGTTCTGATTTCAAAAGGTAGTCCCTGATACAGACAGATCTTTTTAAAGAACCACACACTCTGGTAAGTGCTGAGAATCTGTGGATCTGAATGCAATGTACAGACTGTACCAACTAGGATATTTTATGACAGTGAGAAAAAAAGAAGCCCCACTGACCTGCCAGTCCAATCTCCAGCGCGTAGTCCATGTGATCCACACACAGGTGATCCACCAGCAGCAGGAAGATGGAGTAAGCATTCTTCGGCAGGTCTGAGGGGTCCGACAGctgggagaggagaaagaggacaGAGAACAGAGAGACATGGTACAGCATTTagaaacatggtaaactatggtaaatgcatcgtACAATCATGGGAAAAGAttgggggaaaactgcaaaaataccccggtaaacttttataagtgtacCCTGTATCAGCcctctctctctgttctgtatTGTGACTCGGTCTgtctcccctcctccacctgtATCAGCcctctctctctgttctgtaaTGTGACTCAGtctgcctcctctctctctctccctccctctcggtTCTGCAATGTGACTCAGTCTgcctcctctcgctctctcctcctccctctctgttCTGTAATGTGACTCAGtctgcctcctctctctctctcctcctccctctctgttCTGTAATGTGACTCAGtctgcctcctctctctctctccctccctctcggtTCTGTCTCCCCTCCTCACCCTGTGGCAGCGTTCGAAGGCGTGCCGGGTCTCCTGCAGCAGGTTGACCACCACCTCCTGTGAGAGGAAGGTCTCCCCGTGCGTGTCGATGCTCGGCCCCAGAGACAGGTTGGTGCGCTGTCGGATTCGTTCCTTCAGGTCCTGGATGCTGcgcacagagaggggagggaggggggacaGGGGGACACACATACTCATTGAGGGCTCTGGGTTTGCAAGCGGTCCAGTTTAAATTGAGAGCCTTTGATTACAGTACGATTCGGGTTTCTCATGTTGCTATAAGTAACTCAACATGCTGTGAAGAAGTTCTCTATCTAGGGACAGATCCACACACCAAGCACTTCAACCACGAGACACTGTTTGTGTAGCTTGGCTAGGCTGCATGATAATGAAGTTACCCGCCGGTGCCCAGCGTGCGTTTCTGGTGGTTCTTGGACTCGTAGTATCTCTGCAGGACCGCGGCGCTGCGGCTCCGGAGGAACTCGCGCTCCATCTCCATGTAGCTCTCCAGGTACGAGGAGAAGATGTTCTTGATCAGCTTGGACAGAAAGGTCTGCTTGTCTGTGCCCAGGTTGAACTCTGTCAGCTTGCCGGCCAGGGTCGTCGTCCTgcgacagagacagagacagagacagagacacacacagagatagagacagagacacacacacacagagacagagagacacacacacacagagacagagacacacacagagacgcatgcacacagcacacacacacagacacacacagagacagatgcACAGACAGGTTAATAAACAGGAAGTGTGTTTCAGTATAAAAGATGAATCTAGCAACTGTGGTCGATTACAACTCTTCTACAATAAGAGACAAACTGCACACAacttattacagaaaaaaaattattaaaaaaaatgctgtggaAGAATTCAAAATCCTGCATCTTTATACTGATCACTGAATCAGTGAATCAGCTGGCACAGTAACGTGTTACCTGGTGCACAGATCAGTGAATCAGCTGGCACAGTGACGTGTTACCTGGTGTACAGATCAGTGAATCAGCTGGCACAGTGACGTGTTACCTGATGCACAGATCAGTGAATCAGCTGGCACAGTAATGTGTTACCTGGTGCACAGATCAGTGAATCAGCTGGCACAGTGATGTGTTACCTGGTGCACAGATCAGTGAATCAGCTGGCACAGTAACGTGTTACCTGGTGCACAGATCAGTGAATCAGCTGGCACAGTGACGTGTTACCTGGTGCACAGATCAGTGAATCAGCTGGCACAGTGACGTGTTACCTGGTGCACAGATCAGTGAATCAGCTGGCAGTGACGTGTTACCTGGTGCACAGATCAGTGAATCAGCTGGCACAGTAACGTGTTACCTGGTGCACAGATCAGTGAATCAGCTGGCACAGTAACGTGTTACCTGGTGCACAGATCAGTGAATCAGCTGGCACAGTAATGTGTTACCTGGTGCACAGATCAGTGAATCAGCTGGCACAGTGACGTGTTACCTGGTGCACAGATCAGTGAATCAGCTGGCACAGTGACGTGTTACCTGGTGTACAGATCAGTGAATCAGCTGGCACAGTGACATGTTACCTGGTGTACAGATCAGTGAATCAGCTGGCACAGTAATGTGTTACCTGGTGTACAGATCAGTGAATCAGCTGGCACAGTGACGTGTTACCTGGTGTACAGATCAGTGAATCAGCTGGCACAGTAACGTGTTACCTGGTGCACAGATCAGTGAATCAGCTGGCACAGTAACGTGTTACCTGGTGTACAGATCAGTGAATCAGCTGGCACAGTGACGTGTTACCTGGTGCACAGATCAGTGAATCAGCTGGTACAGTGACGTGTTACCTGGTGTACAGATCAGTGAATCAGCTGGCACAGTAACGCGTTACCTGGTGCACAGATCAGTGAATCAGCTGGTACAGTGACGTGTTACCTGGTGTACAGATCAGTGAATCAGCTGGCACAGTGACGTGTTACCTGGTGTACAGATCAGTGAATCAGCTGGCACAGTAACGTGTTACCTGGTGTACAGATCAGTGAATCAGCTGGCACAGTAACGTGTTACCTGGTGTACAGATCAGTGAATCAGCTGGCACAGTAACGTGTTACCTGGTGTACAGATCAGTGAATCAGCTGGCACAGTAACGTGTTACCTGGTGCACAGATCAGTGAATCAGCTGGCACAGTAACGTGTTACCTGGTGTACAGATCGTACAGGTTCTTCAGGTACTGCTCAGCATCCGCTTTGCGACTTTCCTCCAAATTGTCCCTCACAAAGTTCTGAAATGGAAGCAAAATGTACATTCACAAACGAGATGGGCTAACCAGAAACACAACAGTTTTTCTAAAAGCACTGCTACGGAGGGTCTGGCCCGCGTGGATCACCTGCAGCTTGTTCTCGAAGATGTTCTGGATGAGTTTAGCCATGATGGTCTCCGGGCTGCTGAACACCTCCCCCACCTGCTTGTTCACACGCTGACACAGCACGGCCGTGTCTTCAAAGACATCGTTACGAGAATACGCACCCTGGGACACAAAGAGTTAAAGAGTCAGGAGCAGAAGACCCCGCAGACAGcggcagggatagaaataagactcctactgcatagcaggttcacccagtccaggttttaatgTGTGCTTGATTACCTCCAGTGTGTATGTAGATCAgatgtgtcttactaaactcatagtaaaaccaggaatggatcaaactgctgtgcaatgggagtcttgtctCTGGATATGGATAAGTGAAAACGGAGCAGTGGTTGTAAAGTGGAAAGATTAGATCTGGCACGTAAACAGATTTCAAACGCCTACCTCCTGGCACTGTTTGATGTACACGTCGACACAGTGAGCATAGCCCTGGAAGGACAAGGAAACCGAAAATATTCAGAAACTCTCCCTCGGGTCTCAACATCAGATAAACACCAAAACAACTAAACAACTAAACAACTTCAATCTACAACCGTGCATTCACTGACTGCGCCACCTCATAAATAAAGTCAGGGCCGCTGGCGAGCTGCGCAAGGCTAATGGTAGCACTGCAGTCTAACATAGCCACGAACAGCCTGGtagcattactatacagtgtatgtgattCACGGTTACATGCAAAAGTATGAGAAAACACAATACAACCTTCCCCAGAATGTCAGCTCACTATGGTAACACTTTAGCTGGGTTTCAGATGTTATTTAAAGAAGTCAAAGCTTCGTTCTTCAATGCATTACACACAAAGAAGAGACGACACCGGCGCTCTGAGCCCCGGGTACTGACCTTGAAGTGCAGCAGCACAGCGGCCGCCTGCCTCATGCGCGCGATCTCCCCGCGCCGCTGTGCGCTCGTGAACTCCTGGATCAGCTGCCGCTCCAGGTCGTGGTATTTACCTGCGAAACCCCAGGGAAGCCACACGCGTCAGAGGAGACCACGTGCTGCATGGAGCGCCACCAAAACCAGGTGCCTCAAATCAGCTCCATGATTTCATATTCTAGTGCTCCACAAGCCCGATTTACAATTCTGAACGCCCGTTCGATGCAATCTCTAAAAACAGTGCAATTCATtcaaatagaaataataatgaaaaactaAAGTTAGACTCCAGTGCTCCTTCCTTTTTTGCTATCTGACTTCATCAAATTACAATGAGACACTGGAAGCAGTGCACTGGCCCATATGCAGTCACATATAGAGCGTAGGGACCGCAGGCAGGTGATCCAACAGCTGCACTACAAGGGCAAGGCCCCAGATATACAAGAGCTGTGCAGAACCTGCACCTGGAGCAGAGCAGACCGTGAACACATCCTGGTAAACTGAGCCCAGATCAGCCCTCCAGCGGACAATCCAAACTTTAAAACAGCAAGCACTTTCCAGCTCACTTTGGCCCATGTTGCATTTCTCCCTGCCTGTATCGGTTACACTTAATTAAGGGGTAACATgatcacccccccaccccagaaTAATTCATGGGCACCACCTCTCGCAAACACAAACTCAAAATCTTTACTTACTTGCAATCTTTGCCTTCACATCAGCAAACCTGTTTGAAACCAAACAGAAGCCATTAGAACgagcatcagaaaaaaaaaaaaacattcacgcTTACTGCCTCCTGCACAAAATAAACTGAGAGAAATCACTCTGCCTGCTCTGTGTAACTAAAGATCTCTCCTTCCATGCATAATAATTTGCATAAAATCAAATCAGTgaggttttaaaatgtgtgcagGCTTTTTATTCCCGGTCCATTGATGGAAATGCTTTGGTTTCCAAAGGCAGCTGCTTAACTAGTTAGCTACCTGTCAAAAGGAAGCTCCTGGGCAATCAGATGCAGCTTCTGAATGATGTCAGCGGCCTCTTTGAtctaaagaacaaaacaaacaattcaaataaacaagGTCTGACGGAGTGTTTCCCGCTGTCAATCGCCGCAGCCCTTCCCTTTAGTACAGCGTCTGTCCTCTAGCTAAGATTAACCAAATCCCATGTAAGCGGTCATGTCACTGTTCCCTGAAGTCAGGATTTGCACTGCTCGGGGTGCAGCTCTACCTACCTTTGCAAGGGATTTGCACAGATTGGGAAAGGGTTACGGTTTGTTCttcattatttgttaaataaaagactcAAGGTGACCCAGGTAATAAGGGCAGCGATGTGGAAGGAAACAGAATGAAGCACAGCAGCTGTGGATCAGCTCAGCGTGTGTGTTCCACGTCTTCACTGTCTCCAGCAGTCCACCCTGCCACAACAGCACAGCTTCCCTCCCTGGCCCCCTTCCCGCTGCTCGCCTTGTCCGGGTTGTtgaagacgtcgctgcgcagctCCCCGTCCAGGAACTCGTTGAAGTAGGTCATGAGGCGCTGCGCCTCGACGGCTCTCTGCCGCGGCGTGTTCACCCCCTCCAGCTGGTCCCCCAGGTGACACACCTTCGTGGCCACGTAGCTGATGTGCTCGTCCAGCTCCTGGAAGTGCTGGAACGCCACCTGCACAGAAACGCAGACCAGGGCGTCAGagtctcacactcacacacacactcccgtGTTCAGCAGGGATGGACATGAGACTCCtggtgcacagcagtttcacccattccagattttaataccagcttgatagtgtgcaacaagctcaggtgtgtcctattaaactcatagtaaaaccaggaatgggtcagactgctatgcaatgggagtcttatttccatccctgcagattCTACTGCTTTAAAAGTTTTCTTTTAAGTTGCAAAATAATGTAGTTGTATTAGCGCTGAGCACAGCACGTCTCTGGGTACCTGGTTGCTCCTCTGCAGGTCCTGCACTTTGTGTGCAAACTCCTTGGCCTCTTTGTGACACTGCTGTTCCAGCTTCTCCACCCTCCTCTGGATTCGCTCGTCCAGCAGCTTCAGATCCTCGATGTGATTCTCAAACTCATCCAGCAGCCTGCGGGAATATTGCTCTGTATTATTGTCTTGTGAAGGGGAGCTCTGTATTATTGTCTTGTGAAGGGGAGCTCTGTATTATTGTCTTGTAAAGGGGAGCTCTGTATTATTGTCTTGTAAAGGGGAGCTCTGTATTATTGTCTTGTGAAGGGGAGCTCTGTATTATTGTCTTGTGAAGGGGAGCTCTGTATTATTGTCTTGTAAAGAGGAGCTCTGTATTATTGTCTTGTAAAGAGGAGCTCTGTATTATTGTCTTGTGAAGAGGAGCTCTGTATTATTGTCTTGTGAAGGGGAGCTCTGTATTATTGTCTTGTAAAGAGGAGCTCTGTATTATTGTCTTGTGAAGGGGAGCTCTGTATTATTGTCTTGTGAAGGGGAGCTCTGTATTATTGTCTTGTGAAGGGGAGCTCTGTATTATTGTCTTGTAAAGAGGAGCTCTGTATTATTGTAAAGGGGAGCTCTGTATTATTGTCTTGTGAAGAGGAGCTCTGTATTATTGTCTTGTAAAGGGGAGCTCTGTATTACTGTCTTGTAAAGGGGAGCTCTGTATTATTGTCTTGTAAAGGGGAGCTCTGTATTACTGTCTTGTAAAGGGGAGCTCTGTATTATTGTCTTGTAAAGAGGAGCTCTGTATTATTGTCTTGTGAAGGGGAGCTCTGTATTATTGTCTTGTGAAGGGGAGCTCTGTATTATTGTCTTGTGAAGGGGCGCTCTGTATTATTGTCTTGTGAAGGGGAGCTCTGTATTATTGTCTTGTGAAGTGGAGCTCTGTATTATTGTCTTGTGAAGGGGAGCTCTGTATTATTGTCTTGTGAAGGGGAGCTCTGTATTATTGTCTTGTGAAGGGGAGCTCTGTATTATTGTCTTGTGAAGAGGAGCTCTGTATTATTGTCGTGCTGGGTTTACTTTTTGGGGTCGAAGGCCAACGCCCCTCCCTTGGAGCCGCCCCCCGGGGTCCTCCAGGCCAGCCTCTCGATGTACTCGTCTGCATCAAAGGGCTCCTGCAGCATCAGGGAGACAAACCGTTACACACGatgagacacgcacacgcacacgcacgatgagacacgcacacacagacacacacacacagaatgagacacgcacacgcacacgcacacgcacacacgatgagacacgcacacacagacacacacaatgacTTTTTAATTGCTCTTAGTGAATCCGGATATTATGAATTCACAATGCTTTTGGATACCGGAATTAAAtgaaagtttaatttaaaaataaaatcatcatcatcataataataataataataataataataataataataaaataaccctgtacacagtaaataacacagcaatacagcatgcagtgtgatcgagccagtattacagtctctgcaccgaggaaaccccacctcgataaccctgtacacagtaaataacacagcaatacagcatgcagtgtgatcgagccagtattacagtctctgcaccgaggaaaccccacctcgataaccctgtacacagtaaataacacagcaatacagcatgcagtgtgatcgagccagtattacagtctctgcaccgaggaaaccccacctcgataaccctgtacacagtaaataacacagcaatacagcatgcagtgtgatcgagccagtattacagtctctgcaccgaggaaaccccacctcgataaccctgtacacagtaaataacacagcaatacagcatgcagtgtgatcgagccagtattacagtctctgcaccgaggaaaccccacctcgataaccctgtacacagtaaataacacagcaatacagcatgcagtgtgatcgagccagtattacagtctctgcaccgaggaaaccccacctcgataaccctgtacacagtaaataacacagcaatacagcatgcagtgtgatcgagccagtattacagtctctgcaccgaggaaaccccacctcgataaccctgtacacagtaaataacacagcaatacagcatgcagtgtgatcgagccagtattacagtctctgcaccgaggaaaccccacctcgataaccctgtacacagtaaataacacctcaatacagcatgcagtgtgatcgagccagtattacagtctctgcaccgaggaaaccccacctcgataaccctgtacacagtaaataacacagcaatacagcatgcagtgtgatcgagccagtattacagtctctgcaccgaggaaaccccacctcgataaccctgtacacagtaaataacacagcaatacagcatgcagtgtgatcgagccagtattacagtctctgcaccgaggaaaccccacctcgataaccctgtacacagtaaataacacagcaatacagcatgcagtgtgatcgagccagtattacagtctctgcaccgaggaaaccccacctcgataaccctgtacacagtaaataacacagcaatacagcatgcagtgtgatcgagccagtattacagtctctgaaccgaggaaaccccacctcgataaccctgtacacagtaaataacacCTCAATACAGTATGCAGTGTGATCGAGCCAGTATTACAGTCTCTGCaccgaggaaaccccacctcgataaccctgtacacagtaaataacacagcaatac encodes the following:
- the LOC117421968 gene encoding exocyst complex component 5, translated to MNQAMATTAQLFEEPFDADEYIERLAWRTPGGGSKGGALAFDPKKLLDEFENHIEDLKLLDERIQRRVEKLEQQCHKEAKEFAHKVQDLQRSNQVAFQHFQELDEHISYVATKVCHLGDQLEGVNTPRQRAVEAQRLMTYFNEFLDGELRSDVFNNPDKIKEAADIIQKLHLIAQELPFDRFADVKAKIASKYHDLERQLIQEFTSAQRRGEIARMRQAAAVLLHFKGYAHCVDVYIKQCQEGAYSRNDVFEDTAVLCQRVNKQVGEVFSSPETIMAKLIQNIFENKLQNFVRDNLEESRKADAEQYLKNLYDLYTRTTTLAGKLTEFNLGTDKQTFLSKLIKNIFSSYLESYMEMEREFLRSRSAAVLQRYYESKNHQKRTLGTGGIQDLKERIRQRTNLSLGPSIDTHGETFLSQEVVVNLLQETRHAFERCHRLSDPSDLPKNAYSIFLLLVDHLCVDHMDYALEIGLAAIPSPDSKNANLYFLDVVQQANTIFHLFDKQFNDHLMPLISSSPKLTECLQKKKEVIEQMEVKLDSGIDRTLNCMLGQMKHILATEQKKTDFKPEDENNVTIQYTNACVKVCAYVMKQVERVRISMDGKNVDTVLMEFGVRFHRLILEHLQQFTYSSMGGMLAICDVAEYRRGAKEFKVPLVLQLFDTLHALCNLLVVAPDNLKQVCSGEQLTNLDRNLLHAFVQLRVDYRAARLGRHFS